From Leptospira congkakensis, one genomic window encodes:
- a CDS encoding TolC family protein, with amino-acid sequence MKSIISFLLLIGPMALYAESIGFSDLWKRIEENSSARKSKYLEWKAGEIAKERTDKHWLPRVYTDLRTFQTNDPTLNFMGKLSQRSATDSDFSTASTRYRPGNFLDSNNQPYSTLNSDTMNLFAKDTLNYPGSHTYSRGTLGMDFPLYEGGSGKTLAAMNEKRSVGLKFEWLAVRDREFAQTGFYYRAIQTLNEYKQRLEKIKKFESKFQSNYSLGNKGNPVGYAGYLALKSIKNQISVLEKQSDLQINDYKETLYVLSDLPSSEIEIIESDLNEFLDVHFKRPINYERSNQMNAQIKYAEGEKLKADMETAKFLPKVGAYSEAYGYHGSRNTANAYQAGVYLQMNLYNPKDMGVVEESKLNAEAALKKLEEKSKEEVAHVKSLFQKEISLMESLVLVKETVKYQDEQIINMQKLFQSGAINAIQFAETLNKSLELNRVLMETEIAVLQVRTETSLFSNKEESNESIGRN; translated from the coding sequence ATGAAATCTATCATTAGCTTTTTGCTTTTGATCGGTCCGATGGCTCTCTATGCAGAGTCCATCGGTTTTAGTGATTTGTGGAAAAGGATAGAAGAAAATTCATCTGCTAGAAAATCCAAATATTTGGAATGGAAGGCAGGAGAAATTGCCAAAGAACGTACAGACAAACACTGGTTACCTAGAGTTTATACCGATTTACGTACCTTCCAAACAAACGATCCCACACTCAATTTTATGGGCAAACTAAGCCAAAGGAGTGCCACGGATTCTGATTTTTCCACTGCTTCGACCAGGTACAGGCCCGGCAACTTTTTAGATTCGAATAACCAACCTTATTCGACATTAAACTCGGATACTATGAATCTTTTTGCTAAAGATACATTAAACTATCCTGGAAGTCATACCTATTCACGGGGTACACTTGGAATGGATTTTCCATTGTATGAAGGTGGCTCAGGAAAAACTCTCGCGGCCATGAATGAAAAAAGATCAGTGGGCCTCAAATTTGAATGGCTTGCTGTGCGAGATAGAGAATTTGCACAAACAGGATTTTATTATAGAGCGATCCAAACATTAAATGAATACAAACAAAGATTGGAAAAAATAAAAAAATTCGAATCTAAGTTTCAATCTAATTATTCCCTCGGTAATAAAGGAAATCCTGTTGGGTATGCGGGATACTTAGCATTAAAATCGATCAAAAATCAAATATCTGTTTTGGAAAAACAATCAGATCTACAAATCAATGACTATAAGGAAACTTTATACGTTCTTTCCGATCTCCCATCTTCTGAAATAGAAATTATCGAATCTGACTTAAATGAATTTTTAGACGTACATTTTAAACGCCCTATAAATTACGAAAGATCCAACCAAATGAATGCACAAATCAAATATGCGGAAGGAGAAAAACTAAAAGCCGATATGGAAACGGCTAAGTTTTTACCTAAGGTTGGTGCTTATTCGGAAGCATACGGATACCATGGGAGTCGAAATACCGCGAATGCCTACCAAGCAGGAGTGTATCTTCAAATGAATCTTTATAACCCAAAAGATATGGGAGTGGTGGAAGAATCTAAACTCAATGCAGAAGCTGCATTAAAGAAACTTGAGGAAAAAAGTAAAGAAGAAGTAGCACATGTAAAATCCCTCTTTCAAAAGGAAATCTCACTTATGGAGAGTTTAGTGTTGGTGAAAGAAACAGTAAAATACCAAGACGAACAAATTATCAATATGCAAAAACTTTTTCAAAGTGGTGCAATTAATGCCATCCAATTTGCAGAAACTTTAAACAAATCTTTAGAACTAAATCGAGTTCTTATGGAAACGGAAATCGCCGTTTTACAAGTCAGAACAGAAACATCGTTATTTTCAAATAAGGAAGAATCAAATGAATCCATTGGCAGAAATTAG